The following are from one region of the Acipenser ruthenus chromosome 19, fAciRut3.2 maternal haplotype, whole genome shotgun sequence genome:
- the LOC117424747 gene encoding noggin-3 translates to MDHSPCFVAMCVLVLLLGLQIEVGICQHYYHLRPVPSDNLPLVELIEHPDPVFDPKERDINETELRSLLGSNFDPHYMSVSPPEDRYAANDELSDQDPLLRQKPTGAMPRDIKTMEFFDMLHGKKQKPSKKLRRMLQLWLWSYTLCPVVYSWNDLGNRFWPRYVKAGSCYSKRSCSVPEGMVCKPAKTAHFTILRWRCLQRKAAQKCNWIPVQYPVISECKCSCSN, encoded by the coding sequence ATGGATCATTCCCCGTGTTTTGTGGCAATGTGTGTTCTGGTTTTATTGCTGGGTCTTCAGATTGAAGTTGGGAtttgccagcattattatcacCTCCGACCCGTTCCAAGTGACAATCTACCCCTTGTGGAGCTTATTGAGCACCCGGACCCTGTGTTTGACCCTAAAGAACGCGATATCAATGAGACCGAGCTGAGAAGTCTATTGGGCAGTAACTTTGACCCGCACTACATGTCAGTTTCGCCTCCCGAGGACCGTTACGCAGCAAACGACGAGCTATCGGATCAGGACCCGCTCCTCAGGCAAAAGCCCACGGGGGCGATGCCCAGGGACATCAAGACTATGGAATTTTTTGACATGCTGCATGGCAAGAAGCAGAAACCGAGCAAAAAACTCAGAAGAATGCTGCAGCTGTGGCTGTGGTCCTACACGCTGTGCCCGGTTGTTTATTCCTGGAACGATCTTGGGAACAGATTCTGGCCCCGCTATGTGAAAGCGGGTAGCTGCTACAGTAAAAGATCTTGTTCAGTTCCAGAAGGGATGGTTTGCAAACCTGCCAAGACTGCCCATTTTACGATCTTGAGATGGAGGTGCTTGCAGCGAAAAGCAGCACAGAAGTGCAACTGGATACCAGTTCAGTATCCAGTTATATCCGAATGCAAATGCTCCTGCTCGAACTGA